Part of the Desulfobacterales bacterium genome is shown below.
GAGTAATGATCAGTTCGTTTTCCAGCAGCATGATCGGCAGCAGGGAACGGCCTGCGGCAGCGGCGTATTGAAACTGTTCTTCGGAAGTTCCCCTGATGCCGGCCGGATGGATGGCATTGCCGCCTACGGCAATTAAAAGTCGATCAGGTATGCCCATTTTCTGCATTTTACTGTTCCCTGTTGGTTACATTTTACTCGGCAGCCATAAAACAATTTCTGGAAATACGATCAACAGCAATGTAAAAGCCATCATGATAAATACAAAGGGAACGGCGCCCCAAATGGTATCAGCCAAATCCCCGCCATCCCGCCGGACACCCTGGATGACAAAAAGATTCATTCCAACCGGCGGCGTGATCATGCCGATTTCGCTCATCAAGACAATAAAAATACCAAACCAGATGGGATCACCCCCCACCGCCGTAACAATGGGATAAGCAATGGGAATGGTGGCAACCTGGATGGACAACACATCTAAAAAGCAACCCAGGATCAGATAGAAAACAATCAGTATCAACAGAAGATTATTTAACGAAAGGTTCATCGAAATAACCCATTTCGTCATGACCTGGGCGACGCCGACAAGACTGAGCAGCAGATTTAAGATAAACGCACCCACGATGATCAGCAAAATCATACCGGTTAATTGGGCCGACCGCACAAAACAGGAGTGTAAAACTTTCAGCGTCAGTTTTCGCCTTCTTATGGCAAATAACAGTGCCGTCATAATGCCCAGGGCTGCAGATTCTGTGGGGGTTGCAATTCCGAAATAAATACTTCCCATGACAACCAAAAAAATGACGAGCGGTGGAATCAGCAACGGTAAAGAAGCCATTCGCTCACGCCAGGTAGGAGCAGGCTCATTCCGAAAGGATTTATCTTTGATATTGATAATCAGTATGTAAAGCATAAAAGATAAGGTCAGCAATATTCCTGGAATGACGCCCGCCACAAACAGCTTGCTGATGGAGTTGTTGGTAAGGCCGCCATAGATCAACAACGCAATGCTGGGGGGGATCAAGATGCCCAACGTACCACCCGCAGCCAGTGAACCAAGGGCCTGACGCTTGGAATAACCCCGTTTATCAAGTTCCGGAAGGGCCACATTGCCAATGGTTGCCGCGCACGCCACCGATGAGCCGGTGGTTGCTGCAAAAAGCGCGGAGCAGCCGATGTTGGTATGAATCAGGCCGCCTGGAAGCCTCCTGAACCAAACGGACAGGCCTTTATACATTCCGTCTGCAACTCCGGTCCGCAAGAGCAATTCGCCCATCAAAATAAATAACGGAACGGCTGTTAGAATGTTTTCGTTCTGAACTCCCCAGACGACACTACCGATTGAACCAATAAAAGGAGGACCATAAACGATCACCCCACCGATGGTGCCCATAAGGACCATCACAACGCCAATGGGAATACCGATCAGGAGCAGTCCTAATCCAATCATAAAGGCTATAAAAATAATCCCGACATCCATATACTCATCTCCAGCGCTCGGCTATCGCCTTGCCGCATTCT
Proteins encoded:
- a CDS encoding TRAP transporter large permease; this encodes MDVGIIFIAFMIGLGLLLIGIPIGVVMVLMGTIGGVIVYGPPFIGSIGSVVWGVQNENILTAVPLFILMGELLLRTGVADGMYKGLSVWFRRLPGGLIHTNIGCSALFAATTGSSVACAATIGNVALPELDKRGYSKRQALGSLAAGGTLGILIPPSIALLIYGGLTNNSISKLFVAGVIPGILLTLSFMLYILIINIKDKSFRNEPAPTWRERMASLPLLIPPLVIFLVVMGSIYFGIATPTESAALGIMTALLFAIRRRKLTLKVLHSCFVRSAQLTGMILLIIVGAFILNLLLSLVGVAQVMTKWVISMNLSLNNLLLILIVFYLILGCFLDVLSIQVATIPIAYPIVTAVGGDPIWFGIFIVLMSEIGMITPPVGMNLFVIQGVRRDGGDLADTIWGAVPFVFIMMAFTLLLIVFPEIVLWLPSKM